One genomic region from Phocoena sinus isolate mPhoSin1 chromosome 3, mPhoSin1.pri, whole genome shotgun sequence encodes:
- the LOC116751927 gene encoding NADH dehydrogenase [ubiquinone] 1 alpha subcomplex subunit 12-like, producing the protein MELMQVLKLQLQHVSGHSGLCGYPQVFLRANDVRVGALAGKHKYGNKCCEDNKQFFGRHRWIIYTTEMNGKNTFWGTSLHGAPPERHRWLHSMTDDPPTTKPPTASKFMWTNHKFTVSGTPQQHVPYSTTRKKIQEWIPPSIPYR; encoded by the exons ATGGAGTTGATGCAGGTCCTGAAGCTCCAGCTACAGCATGTCAGTGGCCACAGCGGCCTCTGCGGCTATCCACAGGTTTTTCTCAGGGCAAATGATGTGAGGGTTGGCGCATTAGCGGGGAAACACAAATATGGAAACAAATGCTGCGAAGACAATAAGCAGTTTTTTGGCCGTCACCGATGGATTATATATACTactgaaatgaatggaaaaaacacattctgggggacttccctg CATGGCGCCCCCCCTGAACGGCATCGTTGGCTTCACTCTATGACTGATGATCCTCCAACAACAAAACCACCTACTGCTAGTAAATTCATGTGGACAAACCATAAATTCACCGTGAGTGGCACTCCACAACAACATGTACCTTATTCTACCACTAGAAAGAAGATTCAGGAGTGGATCCCACCTTCAATACCTTACAGGTAA